One Actinomyces respiraculi DNA window includes the following coding sequences:
- the frr gene encoding ribosome recycling factor, translating into MIDDVMLEAEEKMEAALEAAKREMAAIRTGRANPTMFNSIMVDYYGAPTPLQQLAGITIPEARTVIVSPFDRSATKAITTAIRESDLGVNPTDDGTVIRVTLPALTEERRKDYVKLARTRAEDSRVQVRGIRGKSKKELEAIKKAGEAGEDEVKRAESELDALTKRFVDAVDAALAAKESELLEV; encoded by the coding sequence ATGATCGACGACGTCATGCTCGAGGCCGAGGAGAAGATGGAGGCCGCCCTCGAGGCCGCCAAGCGCGAGATGGCCGCCATCCGCACCGGCCGCGCCAACCCCACCATGTTCAACAGCATCATGGTCGACTACTACGGCGCCCCCACACCCCTGCAGCAACTCGCCGGGATCACCATACCCGAGGCCCGCACCGTCATCGTCAGCCCCTTCGACCGCTCTGCGACGAAGGCCATCACCACCGCCATCCGCGAGTCCGACCTTGGCGTCAACCCCACCGACGACGGCACCGTCATCCGCGTGACCCTGCCCGCCCTCACCGAGGAGCGCCGCAAGGACTACGTCAAGCTCGCCCGCACCCGCGCCGAGGACTCCCGTGTCCAGGTCCGGGGCATCCGCGGCAAGTCGAAGAAGGAGCTCGAGGCCATCAAGAAGGCCGGGGAGGCCGGGGAGGACGAGGTCAAGCGCGCCGAGAGCGAGCTCGACGCCCTCACCAAGCGCTTCGTTGACGCCGTCGATGCCGCCCTGGCCGCCAAGGAGTCCGAGCTCCTCGAAGTCTGA